The proteins below are encoded in one region of Helianthus annuus cultivar XRQ/B chromosome 2, HanXRQr2.0-SUNRISE, whole genome shotgun sequence:
- the LOC110937791 gene encoding mRNA-decapping enzyme-like protein produces the protein MSQTGKLMPNLDQNSTKILNLTVLQRMDPYIEEILITAAHVTFYEFNVDLNQWSRKDVEGSLFVVKRNTQPRFQFIVMNRRSTENLVENLLGDFEFELQVPYLLYRNASQEVNGIWFYNTRECEDVANLFTRILGAYSKVPPKQKVNKSEFEELEAVPTSAVIEGPLEPGLTTSRSTDVPEDSSFVNFFNTSMNLGHNNVQTPVNSIQPYHNSTAPSPVITTPPLQIPSSTTPIPSHDSVDPVNSSNHLTNLIKPLSFFTPSSSSAPLMRQSSTSVPVAALQPPLNVQRSVGIPLLQPFPPPTPPPSLTPSSTSGPFYGPLTREKVRDALVLLSQDNQFIDMFHQALLKVHQS, from the exons ATGTCTCAAACTGGAAAATTAATGCCCAATCTGGACCAAAACAGCACGAAGATCCTCAATCTCACCGTCCTCCAGAGGATGGATCCGTACATCGAGGAGATCTTAATCACCGCTGCTCACGTTACCTTCTACGAGTTCAACGTCGACCTCAATCAATGG AGTCGCAAGGATGTTGAAGGGTCTCTCTTTGTGGTTAAAAG GAACACTCAGCCGAGGTTCCAGTTTATAGTGATGAATCGACGAAGTACAG AAAACCTTGTGGAGAATCTGTTAGGAGATTTTGAGTTTGAACTTCAAGTTCCGTATCTGCTGTACCGAAATGCTTCTCAAGAAGTGAATGGTATTTGGTTCTACAATACGCGTGAGTGTGAGGATGTCGCAAACCTCTTTACTAG gaTACTTGGTGCATATTCAAAGGTTCCCCCAAAACAGAAAGTGAACAAAAG TGAGTTTGAGGAACTTGAAGCAGTACCTACTTCTGCTGTAATTGAAGGACCACTGGAGCCAGGGTTGACCACCTCTAGGTCAACAGATGTACCTGAGGATTCTTCATTCGTCAACTTCTTTAAT ACTTCTATGAATTTGGGACATAATAACGTTCAAACTCCCGTTAATTCCATACAACCTTACCATAACTCAACAGCACCGTCACCTGTGATCACCACTCCACCGTTACAAATACCCTCATCCACTACACCAATACCGTCGCATGACAGTGTTGACCCGGTCAACAGCAGCAATCACTTGACCAATCTTATTAAACCTCTTTCTTTCTTTACACCGTCTTCTTCTTCCGCTCCATTGATGAGACAGTCCTCGACATCCGTGCCAGTTGCCGCCCTTCAGCCGCCGCTGAATGTACAAAGAAGCGTCGGTATTCCCTTGCTTCAACCATTCCCGCCGCCCACACCACCGCCGTCACTCACTCCTAGTTCTACTTCTGGTCCGTTTTATGGACCGTTGACCAGAGAAAAAGTCCGAGATGCACTTGTATTGCTTTCACAG GATAACCAATTCATCGACATGTTCCATCAAGCTTTACTGAAAGTACATCAATCATAA
- the LOC110937790 gene encoding 60S ribosomal protein L21-1: MPAGHGLRSRTRDLFARGFRKKGTIHLSTYLRTYHVGDYVDIKVNGAVHKGMPHKFYHGRTGQVWNVTKRAIGVEMNKQVGNRIIKKRIHVRIEHVMPSRCTEEFKQRVKKNDQLKAEAKAKGVVISTKRQPLGPKPGFMVEGTTLETVTPIPYDVVNDLKGGY, from the exons ATGCCGGCCGGACATGGATTGAGATCGAGAACCAGAGATCTGTTCGCAAGAGGATTCAGGAAGAAAGGTACGATTCATCTATCAACCTATCTCAGAACCTATCACGTCGGCGATTATGTCGATATCAAGGTTAATGGAGCCGTGCACAAAGGTATGCCTCACAAGTTCTACCATGGTCGCACCGGTCAGGTCTGGAACGTCACCAAACGCGCCATTGGTGTTGAAATGAATAAGCAG GTTGGTAACAGAATCATCAAGAAAAGGATCCATGTTCGAATCGAGCATGTGATGCCATCAAGGTGCACCGAAGAGTTTAAGCAACGGGTTAAAAAGAACGATCAACTGAAAGCCGAAGCCAAGGCTAAGGGTGTGGTGATTAGTACCAAAAGGCAACCTTTGGGACCCAAACCCGGTTTTATGGTTGAAGGTACCACTCTAGAGACCGTTACTCCCATTCCGTATGATGTCGTCAACGATCTCAAAGGTGGATACTAG